In the Deltaproteobacteria bacterium GWC2_65_14 genome, one interval contains:
- a CDS encoding ABC transporter permease, which translates to MQYCGDFRTTYQKDMEIFKTPFLKICIPVFLLFLLVLPYMIKGEYLWIALQILIASIGAVGLNILTGYTGQISLGQGAFLGVGAYTSAYVTAKMGLSFWVGVPAAGFVTAMAGMVFGIPSLRLKGLYLAIATLASQFILEWVFVRWEPVTGGSHGLLVPRPSIAGYTFSTDRSYYYIVLVIAVLMILFAANLMRTRTGRAFMAVRDHYISAEIMGINLFKYRLISFGISSFYAGVAGALFGHSVKYVASEHFNIGVSVVYLAMVIIGGLGSIIGSIFGAVFMILLPKLVSTMTDMMAADYPSIARLAISFEQGIFGLIIILFLIYEPDGLAHRWKQVKGYWKLYPFSY; encoded by the coding sequence ATGCAGTACTGCGGGGACTTCCGGACCACCTACCAGAAGGACATGGAGATCTTCAAGACTCCGTTCCTCAAGATCTGCATTCCGGTGTTCCTCCTGTTTCTCCTCGTCCTTCCCTACATGATCAAGGGGGAGTACCTCTGGATCGCGCTCCAGATCCTGATCGCCTCGATCGGGGCGGTGGGGCTGAACATCCTGACCGGCTACACGGGGCAGATCTCGCTCGGGCAGGGGGCCTTTCTCGGGGTGGGGGCCTACACCTCCGCCTACGTCACCGCGAAGATGGGGCTCTCCTTCTGGGTCGGGGTACCCGCCGCGGGGTTCGTCACCGCGATGGCGGGGATGGTGTTCGGGATCCCCTCCCTGCGGCTGAAGGGGCTCTATCTCGCGATCGCGACGCTGGCCTCCCAGTTCATCCTCGAATGGGTCTTCGTCCGGTGGGAGCCGGTGACCGGCGGGAGCCACGGACTTTTGGTTCCTCGCCCCTCGATCGCGGGGTACACATTCTCCACGGACCGCTCCTACTATTACATCGTGCTCGTCATCGCGGTGCTGATGATCCTGTTCGCGGCGAACCTGATGCGGACGCGGACCGGGCGGGCCTTCATGGCGGTCCGGGACCACTACATCTCCGCGGAGATCATGGGGATCAACCTGTTCAAGTACCGGCTCATCTCCTTCGGGATCTCGTCGTTCTATGCCGGGGTTGCGGGGGCGCTGTTCGGCCACTCCGTGAAATATGTGGCCTCGGAGCATTTCAACATCGGGGTGTCGGTCGTCTACCTCGCCATGGTCATTATCGGGGGCCTGGGGAGCATCATCGGCTCGATCTTCGGCGCGGTGTTCATGATCCTTCTTCCGAAACTCGTTTCTACGATGACGGATATGATGGCCGCCGATTACCCGAGCATCGCGAGGCTTGCGATCTCCTTCGAGCAGGGGATCTTCGGGCTGATCATCATCCTGTTTCTGATCTAT
- a CDS encoding ABC transporter permease: MSFQYFLQLVISGLVIGSIYSAVALGFVIIYKATRVVNFAQGELLMVGAYVCYAFLVQMHVPFWAALLLTILFAMVLAVLVERMILRPMIGEPIISIIMVTIALSLVFRSLVSAVWGTEILVYEPKLFPQEMIEIAGLPISLEFVWCFILSVVLLGVFSAFFKYSKAGVAMRATAFNQQVAQSMGISVKHIFALSWVISAVVSGIGGVLIGNINGINSSLYHFGLKVFPATILGGLDSILGAALGGMIIGVLENLSDGFCKAYLNLSGVKEVAPYIFLVIILMIKPYGLFGTKEIERV; encoded by the coding sequence ATGTCGTTCCAGTATTTCCTGCAGCTGGTCATCAGCGGGCTGGTCATCGGCAGCATCTATTCGGCGGTCGCCCTGGGGTTCGTCATCATCTACAAGGCGACCCGGGTCGTGAACTTCGCGCAGGGGGAGCTGTTGATGGTCGGCGCCTACGTCTGCTACGCCTTCCTGGTGCAGATGCACGTGCCGTTCTGGGCGGCCCTGCTGCTCACCATCCTGTTCGCGATGGTGCTGGCGGTCCTGGTGGAGCGGATGATCCTGCGGCCGATGATCGGGGAGCCGATCATCTCCATCATCATGGTCACCATCGCCCTCTCCCTGGTGTTCCGGTCGCTCGTCTCGGCCGTCTGGGGAACCGAGATCCTCGTCTATGAGCCGAAGCTCTTCCCCCAGGAGATGATCGAGATCGCGGGACTGCCGATCTCGCTGGAGTTCGTCTGGTGCTTCATCCTCTCCGTGGTCCTCCTCGGGGTCTTTTCCGCATTCTTCAAGTACTCCAAGGCGGGGGTCGCCATGCGGGCGACCGCCTTCAACCAGCAGGTCGCCCAGTCGATGGGGATCTCGGTGAAGCATATCTTCGCCCTCTCCTGGGTGATCTCGGCGGTCGTGTCCGGCATCGGCGGGGTGCTGATCGGAAACATCAACGGGATCAACAGCTCCCTCTATCACTTCGGGCTGAAGGTCTTCCCGGCCACCATCCTCGGGGGGCTCGACTCGATCCTGGGGGCGGCGCTTGGGGGGATGATCATCGGGGTCCTCGAGAACCTCTCCGACGGGTTCTGCAAGGCCTACCTGAACCTGAGCGGGGTGAAGGAGGTGGCTCCCTACATCTTCCTGGTCATCATCCTGATGATCAAGCCGTACGGGCTCTTCGGGACGAAGGAGATCGAGCGGGTCTAA